Proteins from a single region of Halorubrum sp. 2020YC2:
- a CDS encoding 50S ribosomal protein L16: MSDKPASMYRTIDKPSYTRREYITGIPGSKIAQHNMGDLSAEPDDYPVQISLRVEEELQVRHGSLESARLSANRHLIKELGEGNYKMTLRKFPHQVIRENKQATGAGADRVSDGMRQAFGKPVGTAARLSKDDVVFTAYCDVEQASVVKEAFRRAYNKLSPPCRITVDRGEKLLVS, encoded by the coding sequence ATGTCTGACAAACCCGCCTCTATGTATCGGACGATCGACAAGCCGTCGTACACCCGCCGCGAGTACATCACGGGCATCCCCGGCTCGAAGATCGCCCAGCACAACATGGGCGACCTCTCCGCGGAGCCGGACGACTACCCCGTCCAGATCAGCCTCCGCGTCGAGGAGGAGCTTCAGGTGCGACACGGCTCCCTAGAGAGCGCGCGCCTCTCCGCGAACCGCCACCTGATCAAGGAGCTGGGCGAGGGCAACTACAAGATGACCCTCCGCAAGTTCCCCCATCAGGTCATCCGGGAGAACAAGCAGGCGACCGGCGCCGGCGCGGACCGCGTCTCCGACGGGATGCGCCAGGCGTTCGGCAAGCCGGTCGGTACCGCCGCGCGGCTCAGCAAGGACGACGTCGTCTTCACGGCGTACTGCGACGTCGAGCAGGCGTCCGTCGTGAAGGAGGCGTTCCGCCGCGCGTACAACAAGCTCTCCCCGCCGTGCCGGATCACGGTCGACCGCGGCGAGAAGCTGCTCGTCTCGTAA
- a CDS encoding type II toxin-antitoxin system VapC family toxin, giving the protein MLLDTSFLIDLMNGDGDAVEKARELETELVRQRISSVTLFELYCGIARATESESERQKVEDILASKPIHPADTAVMRKAGRLAGELQNEGTPVGDGNVIIAATAEVVEEPVLTRNVDDFERLDVEIESY; this is encoded by the coding sequence GTGCTGCTGGACACGTCGTTTCTCATCGACCTGATGAACGGAGACGGGGACGCCGTCGAGAAAGCTCGGGAGTTGGAAACGGAACTGGTCCGGCAGCGCATCTCCTCGGTGACGCTGTTCGAACTGTACTGCGGTATCGCCCGAGCGACCGAGTCAGAGAGCGAGCGTCAAAAGGTCGAAGACATCCTCGCCTCGAAGCCGATCCACCCGGCCGACACCGCTGTCATGCGGAAGGCCGGTCGACTCGCGGGTGAGCTACAGAACGAAGGAACACCGGTTGGCGACGGCAACGTGATCATCGCCGCAACCGCCGAGGTCGTCGAGGAACCGGTCCTGACCCGAAACGTCGACGACTTCGAGCGACTGGACGTCGAGATCGAAAGCTACTGA
- a CDS encoding antitoxin VapB family protein produces the protein MSKSIRLSEEAYERLAAHKRDDETFSDVVLRLAGERSLLELAGVLSDEEADALREAVEERRDRRAAELEDTADRLREA, from the coding sequence ATGTCGAAGAGCATCCGTCTCTCCGAGGAGGCCTACGAGCGGCTCGCCGCTCACAAGCGAGACGACGAGACGTTCTCCGACGTCGTTCTCCGGCTCGCCGGCGAGCGATCGCTGCTGGAACTCGCGGGGGTCCTGAGCGACGAGGAGGCCGATGCGCTCCGAGAAGCCGTCGAGGAACGACGTGATCGACGCGCCGCCGAGCTAGAGGACACCGCCGACCGGCTTCGGGAGGCGTAG
- a CDS encoding amidohydrolase, producing MNQLRVSGGRVLRPDGRVERADVAADRDEGTIRAVGAPSDVDDAVGGAADETLDATGSLVIPGLVNAHTHVAMTLLRGYADDKPLDPWLREDIWPAEAELTPDDIEAGAELGVLEMIRSGTTAFADMYFAMDRVAEAVDRAGLRARLGHGAVTVGKGDADARADVEESVAVARELDGAADGRIRTAFMPHSLTTVGEEYLREGVAQAREAGVPVHLHANETTDEVGPIVDERGERPIAYAEDLDALGPDDFFAHGVHVDGSEVDRLAEAGTAIVHCPASNMKLASGMAPVRRLREAGVTVALGTDGAASNNDLDVFDEMRDAAMLGKLAADDASAVPAAAVVEMATAGGADALNLPGGRIEEGAAADLAVVDLDAPHLTPVHDPVSHLAYAARGSDVRHTVCDGEVLMRDCEVLTLDAEAVKERAAGAASDLVERVESA from the coding sequence ATGAACCAGCTCCGCGTCAGCGGCGGGCGAGTGCTCCGACCCGACGGTCGGGTCGAGCGGGCGGACGTCGCGGCCGACCGAGACGAGGGGACGATCCGGGCCGTCGGGGCACCGAGCGACGTCGACGACGCGGTCGGCGGGGCGGCCGACGAGACGCTCGACGCGACGGGGTCGCTCGTGATCCCCGGGCTCGTCAACGCGCACACGCACGTCGCGATGACGCTCCTCCGCGGCTACGCCGACGACAAGCCGCTCGACCCGTGGCTCCGAGAGGACATCTGGCCGGCGGAGGCCGAACTGACGCCCGATGATATCGAGGCGGGCGCCGAGCTCGGCGTCTTGGAGATGATCCGGTCGGGGACGACCGCGTTCGCGGACATGTACTTCGCGATGGACCGAGTGGCCGAGGCCGTCGACCGCGCGGGGCTGCGCGCTCGGCTCGGCCACGGCGCCGTGACCGTGGGCAAAGGCGACGCGGACGCCCGCGCGGACGTCGAGGAGAGCGTCGCGGTCGCCCGCGAACTCGACGGCGCCGCTGACGGCCGGATCCGCACCGCGTTCATGCCGCACTCGCTGACGACGGTCGGGGAGGAGTACCTCCGCGAAGGGGTCGCGCAGGCGCGAGAGGCGGGCGTTCCGGTCCACCTCCACGCGAACGAGACGACCGACGAGGTCGGCCCGATCGTCGACGAGCGCGGGGAGCGACCGATCGCGTACGCCGAGGACCTCGACGCGCTCGGCCCGGACGACTTCTTCGCGCACGGCGTCCACGTCGACGGCTCCGAGGTCGACCGCCTCGCGGAGGCGGGGACCGCGATCGTTCACTGCCCGGCCTCGAACATGAAGCTCGCGAGCGGGATGGCCCCGGTCCGGCGCCTCCGCGAGGCGGGCGTGACCGTCGCGCTCGGCACCGACGGCGCGGCCTCGAACAACGACCTCGACGTGTTCGACGAGATGCGCGACGCCGCGATGCTCGGGAAGCTGGCCGCGGACGACGCGAGCGCGGTCCCCGCGGCGGCCGTCGTGGAGATGGCGACGGCCGGCGGCGCGGACGCCCTGAACCTCCCCGGCGGTCGGATCGAGGAAGGCGCGGCCGCCGACCTCGCCGTCGTCGACCTCGACGCGCCGCACCTCACCCCGGTCCACGACCCCGTTTCCCATCTCGCGTACGCGGCCCGCGGGAGCGACGTGCGCCACACGGTCTGTGACGGCGAAGTCCTCATGCGCGACTGCGAGGTCCTGACGCTCGACGCGGAGGCGGTCAAGGAGCGCGCCGCGGGCGCCGCGAGCGACCTCGTCGAGCGGGTCGAATCGGCGTAG
- a CDS encoding dihydroneopterin aldolase family protein: MATDAQQACFEAGIKFGSLYHQFAGTPVSPSSTRSLETAMAEAIENQPHCEAVDVTIHNDRVADDIDHENGYTELTGSLMDVEMRIEHEGVTVRTRMAMADGYPLMELVEVLDG, encoded by the coding sequence ATGGCAACCGACGCCCAGCAGGCGTGCTTCGAGGCGGGGATCAAGTTCGGCTCGCTGTATCATCAGTTCGCCGGCACGCCGGTCAGCCCGTCGAGCACGCGGAGCCTGGAGACCGCGATGGCGGAGGCGATAGAGAACCAGCCGCACTGCGAGGCGGTCGACGTGACGATCCACAACGACCGCGTCGCGGACGACATCGACCACGAGAACGGCTACACCGAACTCACCGGCTCGCTGATGGACGTCGAGATGCGGATCGAGCACGAGGGCGTCACCGTCCGTACCCGGATGGCGATGGCGGACGGCTACCCCCTGATGGAGTTGGTCGAGGTGCTCGACGGCTGA
- a CDS encoding DEAD/DEAH box helicase, with translation MSQQLAEVETLFLHEARSDYTVVANRDGNRVLRGRLELKETSAGPRPGKFRVIRDGEDHPRQPDEFVDLARAAGRIRISEQTTPENRTRLKEMLDGYQLEATAVRTCRRCASDGRYGPITSEDAVEHNGELICRDCARRELERELSYKGEFTGAAEERLEELLYESGDLDRIVSLLQGGLDPDLTKYDEVSANVDDVSPVETADLDLHPDLSSHLQGRFEELLPVQSLSVRNGLLDGDDQLVVSATATGKTLVGELTGIDRALKGDGKLLFLVPLVALANQKHEDFEDRYGDLLDVSIRVGSSRVNDDGNRFDPNADVIVGTYEGIDHALRTGKDLGDVGTVVIDEVHTLKEGERGHRLDGLISRLKYYSEDRMETHAGYDGTQFVYLSATVGNPEWLAERLRATLIEYEERPVPIERHVTFADGREKAQIADKLVKREFDTKSSKGYRGQTIIFTNSRRRCHEISRKLRYDSAPYHAGLDYGRRKKVERMFGNQDLSAVVTTAALAAGVDFPASQVIFDSLAMGIEWLSVQEFSQMLGRAGRPDYHDRGRVYLLVEPDGVYHGSMDRTEDEVAFTLLKGEMEDVATHYDETAAAEETLANVVVAGKKAKRLNDRMIGEVPTKHALGKLLEWNFIDGFEPTPLGRGVTRHFLAPDEAFFILDSVRKGTDPFDIVADLERRDDEE, from the coding sequence GTGTCACAGCAGTTGGCCGAGGTCGAGACGCTGTTCCTCCACGAGGCGCGGAGCGACTACACCGTCGTCGCGAACCGCGACGGCAACCGCGTGCTCCGCGGGCGGCTCGAACTCAAGGAGACGTCCGCCGGCCCGCGCCCGGGGAAGTTCCGGGTGATCCGCGACGGCGAGGACCACCCCCGCCAGCCGGACGAGTTCGTCGACCTCGCCCGCGCAGCCGGCCGGATTCGCATCTCCGAGCAGACCACCCCCGAGAACCGGACGCGGCTGAAGGAGATGCTCGACGGCTACCAGCTGGAGGCGACGGCGGTCCGGACCTGCCGGCGCTGCGCGAGCGACGGCCGGTACGGCCCGATCACGAGCGAGGACGCCGTCGAGCACAACGGCGAGCTGATCTGCCGGGACTGCGCCCGCCGAGAGCTAGAGCGGGAGCTGTCGTACAAAGGCGAGTTCACGGGCGCGGCCGAGGAGCGCCTCGAAGAGCTGCTGTACGAGTCGGGCGACTTAGACCGGATCGTGAGCCTGCTCCAAGGCGGACTCGACCCGGACCTCACGAAGTACGACGAGGTGTCCGCCAACGTCGACGATGTCTCGCCGGTCGAGACCGCGGACCTCGATTTACACCCGGACCTGTCTTCGCATCTTCAGGGGCGGTTCGAGGAGCTGCTGCCGGTTCAGAGCCTCTCCGTGCGGAACGGGCTGCTCGACGGCGACGACCAGCTCGTGGTGAGCGCGACCGCGACGGGGAAGACGCTCGTGGGCGAGCTGACCGGGATCGACCGCGCGCTGAAGGGGGACGGGAAGCTGCTCTTCTTGGTCCCGCTCGTCGCGCTCGCCAACCAGAAACACGAGGACTTCGAGGACCGCTACGGCGACCTGCTCGACGTCTCCATCCGGGTCGGCTCCTCGCGGGTGAACGACGACGGCAACCGCTTCGATCCGAACGCCGACGTGATCGTCGGCACCTACGAGGGGATAGACCACGCGCTCCGGACCGGCAAGGATCTGGGCGACGTTGGGACGGTCGTCATCGACGAGGTCCACACGCTGAAGGAGGGCGAGCGCGGCCACCGGCTCGACGGGCTCATCTCGCGGCTGAAATACTACAGCGAGGATCGGATGGAGACCCACGCGGGCTACGACGGCACGCAGTTCGTCTACCTCTCCGCGACGGTCGGGAACCCCGAGTGGCTCGCGGAGCGGCTCCGGGCGACGCTCATCGAGTACGAGGAGCGTCCCGTCCCCATCGAGCGCCACGTCACGTTCGCTGACGGCCGCGAGAAGGCCCAGATCGCCGACAAGCTCGTGAAACGCGAGTTCGACACGAAATCGTCGAAGGGGTACCGCGGGCAGACGATCATCTTCACGAACTCGCGGCGGCGATGCCACGAGATCAGCCGCAAGCTCCGGTACGACTCGGCGCCGTACCACGCCGGGCTCGACTACGGGCGCCGGAAGAAGGTCGAGCGCATGTTCGGGAACCAGGACCTCTCGGCGGTCGTCACCACCGCGGCGCTGGCGGCCGGGGTCGACTTCCCCGCCTCGCAGGTGATCTTCGACTCGCTGGCGATGGGGATCGAGTGGCTCTCCGTCCAGGAGTTCTCGCAGATGCTCGGGCGCGCCGGGCGACCGGACTACCACGACCGCGGCCGCGTCTACCTCCTCGTCGAGCCCGACGGCGTCTACCACGGCTCGATGGACCGCACGGAGGACGAGGTGGCGTTCACCCTCCTGAAAGGCGAGATGGAGGACGTGGCGACCCACTACGACGAGACCGCGGCCGCCGAGGAGACGCTCGCGAACGTCGTCGTGGCCGGCAAGAAGGCCAAGCGCCTCAACGACCGCATGATCGGCGAGGTCCCCACCAAGCACGCGCTCGGGAAGCTACTGGAGTGGAACTTCATCGACGGCTTCGAGCCCACGCCGCTCGGCCGCGGCGTCACCAGACACTTCCTCGCGCCCGACGAGGCGTTCTTCATCCTCGATTCGGTCCGGAAGGGGACTGACCCGTTCGACATCGTCGCCGACCTCGAACGGCGCGACGACGAGGAATGA
- a CDS encoding ABC transporter substrate-binding protein: MSDPANDESVGSTKRRKLLSLLGGGAAVTLAGCSGDQGSSDGGDGEDGEDGGDGEDGGDGEDGGDSGPTFADQAQAAWGRAVNNPLPEDEELRQEAYVEMEEAVRDDMALLPLYHGLTELFWYDYVDVPLTGALGKHWQQLNTTEVEGKDSLNLINSTFDELDPIMSTDTASSIVITQIYENLTAFPNGVPEIENQLLEEYEVSEDGTTWTFTLKEDVQFHGGETVTAQDVKYSWRRTVESGNSERATFTLNQPTGLGIEVETDDEGDPVPDSLAIEVVDDQTLEIQLSGPNPDVLDIIAYSSFAVLPEGYVGDIEGYDGEVSHDEFITNVANGTGPFELDEFNVDEDVSVVRNDDYWGETASVEAVNWEIIEDDQARWTYALEQNADRFEIPTFAYEQDAISAETDDRGREVGTYGPAGDLEEEVNYLGVSEISTYYFGFNISNTPRAARQAVAYALNKEQIVQQVFAGRGTPAYSFLPPAIWPTGQDGYQSFLDDYPYSLGENDSQGAQTVLSEADYTQDSPFEMTLTTYESEVFQTAGELVRDLLSGTGLDLSLETSQFSTLQSRGEDGDLQMYSLGWIWSWPAVPYGMFQLEPRNTDTSTMPGETNGFYLDWQTNLEEEAE, from the coding sequence ATGTCCGATCCAGCAAACGACGAATCGGTCGGAAGTACGAAGCGACGCAAGCTGCTCAGTCTCCTCGGCGGCGGCGCCGCGGTGACTCTCGCCGGCTGTTCTGGCGATCAAGGGTCCTCCGACGGCGGTGACGGCGAGGACGGCGAAGACGGCGGTGACGGCGAGGATGGCGGCGACGGCGAGGACGGTGGCGACAGCGGCCCTACCTTCGCCGACCAGGCACAGGCCGCGTGGGGGCGTGCGGTGAACAACCCGCTTCCGGAAGACGAGGAGCTCCGTCAGGAGGCGTACGTCGAGATGGAGGAGGCGGTCCGCGACGACATGGCCCTCCTCCCGCTGTACCACGGCCTCACCGAGCTGTTCTGGTACGACTACGTCGACGTCCCGCTGACCGGCGCGCTCGGTAAACACTGGCAGCAGCTCAACACGACGGAGGTCGAGGGGAAGGACAGCCTCAACCTCATCAACAGCACCTTCGACGAGCTGGACCCGATCATGTCGACCGACACGGCGTCGTCGATCGTCATCACCCAGATCTACGAGAACCTCACCGCGTTCCCGAACGGGGTTCCCGAAATCGAAAACCAGCTGCTGGAGGAGTACGAGGTCTCCGAGGACGGGACCACGTGGACGTTCACGCTCAAAGAGGACGTCCAGTTCCACGGGGGAGAGACCGTGACCGCACAGGACGTGAAGTACTCCTGGCGGCGCACCGTCGAGTCGGGTAACTCCGAGCGCGCGACCTTCACCCTCAACCAGCCCACCGGGCTCGGGATCGAGGTCGAGACGGACGACGAGGGCGACCCGGTGCCCGACTCGCTCGCGATCGAGGTCGTCGACGATCAGACCCTAGAGATCCAGCTCTCCGGCCCGAACCCGGACGTGCTCGACATCATCGCGTACAGCAGCTTCGCGGTGCTTCCCGAGGGGTACGTCGGAGATATCGAGGGGTACGACGGCGAGGTCTCGCACGACGAGTTCATCACTAACGTGGCGAACGGGACCGGTCCGTTCGAGCTCGACGAGTTCAACGTCGACGAGGACGTCAGCGTCGTCCGCAACGACGACTACTGGGGCGAGACCGCGAGCGTCGAGGCCGTCAACTGGGAGATCATCGAGGACGACCAGGCCCGGTGGACGTACGCGCTCGAACAGAACGCCGACCGGTTCGAGATCCCGACGTTCGCCTACGAGCAGGACGCGATCAGCGCCGAGACCGACGACCGCGGCCGCGAGGTCGGGACGTACGGTCCGGCCGGCGACCTCGAAGAGGAGGTGAACTACCTCGGGGTCTCGGAGATCAGTACGTACTACTTCGGGTTCAACATCTCGAACACGCCGCGGGCGGCCCGACAGGCGGTCGCGTACGCCCTCAACAAGGAACAGATCGTCCAGCAGGTGTTCGCGGGCCGCGGTACGCCGGCGTACAGCTTCCTCCCGCCGGCGATCTGGCCCACCGGGCAGGACGGGTACCAGTCGTTCCTCGACGACTACCCGTACAGCCTCGGCGAGAACGACTCGCAGGGCGCGCAGACGGTTCTCAGCGAGGCGGACTACACGCAGGACAGCCCGTTCGAGATGACGCTCACCACCTACGAGAGCGAGGTGTTCCAGACCGCAGGGGAGCTCGTCCGCGACCTGCTGTCCGGCACCGGACTCGACCTGTCGCTGGAGACGTCGCAGTTCTCGACGCTCCAGAGCCGCGGCGAGGACGGTGACCTACAGATGTACTCGCTCGGATGGATCTGGAGCTGGCCCGCCGTCCCGTACGGCATGTTCCAGCTCGAGCCGCGCAACACCGACACCTCGACGATGCCGGGCGAGACCAACGGGTTCTACCTCGACTGGCAGACGAACCTCGAGGAAGAAGCCGAGTAA
- a CDS encoding adenosylhomocysteinase, producing MSETAYPPVSQHLSDVEAAREEGRRKMDWALQHMPILNALREEFAEEQPLEGETIAMAMHVEAKTANLVELLAEGGAEVAITGCNPLSTHDDVSAALDAHESITSYAVRGVDDEEYYDAMHACIAHEPTITVDDGMDMVKLVHEEYPDLIDSVVGGAEETTTGVDRLRAMDADGELDYPVFAVNDTPMKQLFDNVHGTGESSLATIAMTTNLSWAGKNVVVGGYGQCGKGVAKKASGQNANVIVCEVDPRKALEAHMEGYEVLPMTEAAKKGDVFITTTGNRDVITREHFEEMDDGVLLANAGHFDVEVNLDHLDDLAVDRYEVRDGVEGFEMPDGRVLNVIAEGRLVNLAAPIALGHPVEVMDQSFGVQAVVVRELAANGDAYDAGVHDVPDELDREVADIKLAAEGVEYDDLTDEQRKYMGSWEHGT from the coding sequence ATGAGCGAAACCGCGTACCCGCCGGTGTCACAGCACCTCTCGGACGTCGAGGCGGCCCGAGAGGAGGGGCGCCGGAAGATGGACTGGGCGCTCCAGCACATGCCGATACTGAACGCGCTCCGCGAGGAGTTCGCCGAGGAGCAGCCGCTCGAAGGCGAGACGATCGCGATGGCGATGCACGTCGAGGCGAAGACGGCGAACCTCGTCGAGCTGCTCGCGGAGGGCGGCGCCGAGGTCGCGATCACCGGCTGTAACCCGCTCTCGACGCACGACGACGTGTCGGCCGCGCTCGACGCGCACGAGTCGATCACCTCCTACGCCGTCCGCGGCGTCGACGACGAGGAGTACTACGACGCGATGCACGCCTGTATCGCCCACGAGCCGACCATCACCGTCGACGACGGGATGGACATGGTGAAGCTCGTCCACGAGGAGTACCCCGACCTGATCGACTCCGTCGTCGGCGGCGCCGAGGAGACGACCACGGGCGTCGACCGCCTGCGCGCGATGGACGCCGACGGCGAGCTCGACTACCCCGTCTTCGCCGTGAACGACACGCCGATGAAACAGCTGTTCGACAACGTCCACGGGACGGGCGAGTCGTCGCTCGCGACCATCGCGATGACGACGAACCTCTCGTGGGCCGGCAAGAACGTCGTCGTCGGCGGGTACGGCCAGTGCGGGAAGGGCGTCGCCAAGAAGGCGTCCGGGCAGAACGCGAACGTCATCGTCTGCGAGGTCGACCCCCGCAAGGCGCTCGAAGCGCACATGGAGGGGTACGAGGTGCTCCCCATGACAGAGGCAGCGAAGAAGGGCGACGTGTTCATCACGACGACGGGTAACCGCGACGTGATCACCCGCGAGCACTTCGAGGAGATGGACGACGGCGTCCTCCTCGCGAACGCCGGCCACTTCGACGTGGAGGTGAACCTCGACCACCTCGACGATCTCGCCGTGGACCGCTACGAGGTCCGCGACGGCGTCGAGGGGTTCGAGATGCCCGACGGCCGGGTCCTGAACGTGATCGCCGAAGGGCGGCTCGTCAACCTCGCCGCCCCCATCGCCCTCGGCCACCCGGTCGAGGTGATGGACCAGAGCTTCGGCGTTCAGGCGGTCGTCGTCCGCGAACTGGCCGCCAACGGCGACGCGTACGACGCCGGCGTCCACGACGTGCCCGACGAGCTCGACCGCGAGGTCGCGGACATCAAGCTGGCCGCCGAGGGCGTCGAGTACGACGACCTCACCGACGAGCAGCGCAAGTACATGGGTAGCTGGGAACACGGGACGTAG
- a CDS encoding DNA primase — MSERTTAILLIAVVALGAMTGVAAADGHLEVAVDEDADGTSTVTVTDNGTAVENATVDVSVVDAENESYAGAGEYETDANGTVDLEAPEEDVTVEVAAAGNDTAATTVDLEAPDGLELDVDDTDGEPVVTVTNDDEPVENASVNVTTADENATYAGEGEYETDANGTVGLPAAEEDVTVEVTAEYENESVSETAEFEAPDGLELDVDDTDEEPTVTVTDDDEPLGNATVDVALADDADENASYAGTGEYETDENGTVDLPAAEEDVSVDVTASDGDRSASTTVELTADGEEEAVEETPFGQLMRDFIEDISDREGGIGAAVSDFATENNPGNAPDHAGGPGDADGNETDENESAPGNAPDHAGPDSDNESGEGGPPAHAGPGGDDADEEDDADEDDAEEDDAEESESEEDEEDEEDDEDDEDDGESGPPDHAGGPGGN, encoded by the coding sequence ATGAGCGAACGCACGACAGCCATCCTACTGATCGCGGTCGTCGCGCTCGGCGCGATGACCGGCGTCGCGGCCGCCGACGGCCACCTCGAAGTGGCCGTCGACGAGGACGCGGACGGGACATCGACGGTCACGGTGACCGATAACGGAACCGCGGTCGAGAACGCCACGGTCGACGTGAGCGTGGTCGACGCGGAGAACGAGTCGTACGCGGGAGCGGGCGAGTACGAGACGGACGCCAACGGCACCGTCGACCTCGAAGCGCCCGAGGAGGACGTGACCGTCGAGGTCGCGGCCGCCGGTAACGACACCGCCGCGACGACGGTCGACCTCGAAGCGCCCGACGGGCTCGAACTCGACGTCGACGACACCGACGGCGAGCCGGTCGTCACGGTGACGAACGACGACGAGCCGGTCGAGAACGCGTCGGTGAACGTGACGACCGCCGACGAGAACGCCACCTACGCCGGCGAGGGCGAGTACGAGACCGACGCGAACGGCACCGTCGGCCTCCCCGCCGCCGAGGAGGACGTGACCGTCGAGGTCACCGCGGAGTACGAGAACGAGAGCGTCTCCGAGACGGCCGAGTTCGAAGCGCCCGACGGGCTCGAACTCGACGTCGACGACACCGACGAGGAACCAACGGTGACGGTGACCGACGACGACGAGCCGCTCGGGAACGCGACCGTCGACGTCGCCCTCGCGGACGACGCCGACGAGAACGCGTCGTACGCGGGGACGGGCGAGTACGAGACGGACGAGAACGGCACCGTCGACCTGCCCGCCGCCGAGGAGGACGTCTCGGTCGACGTGACCGCGAGCGACGGCGACCGGAGCGCCTCGACGACCGTCGAGCTGACGGCCGACGGGGAGGAGGAGGCGGTCGAGGAGACGCCGTTCGGCCAGCTGATGCGCGACTTCATCGAGGACATCAGCGACCGCGAGGGCGGCATCGGCGCGGCCGTCTCCGACTTCGCGACGGAGAACAACCCCGGTAACGCCCCCGACCACGCGGGCGGTCCCGGCGACGCGGACGGCAACGAGACCGACGAGAACGAGAGCGCGCCGGGGAACGCCCCCGACCACGCGGGCCCCGATAGCGACAACGAGAGCGGCGAGGGCGGCCCGCCGGCCCACGCCGGCCCGGGCGGCGACGACGCGGACGAGGAAGACGACGCAGACGAGGATGACGCCGAAGAAGACGACGCGGAGGAGAGCGAATCCGAGGAAGACGAAGAGGATGAGGAAGACGACGAGGATGACGAGGACGACGGCGAGAGCGGCCCGCCGGACCACGCGGGCGGTCCCGGCGGTAACTGA
- the nucS gene encoding endonuclease NucS, whose protein sequence is MTVTSVHDPSHREALWELEDAFERGDLVSAFGRCTVTYEGRAASDLGAGDRLLVLKPDGAALVHTDEGRQPVNWQPPGSQHRAAVREGRLRVVSTRDNPDETLTVRFSDVHQLSAMAVTGGRDLELHGSEEDLRTRILERPDLVEPGFEPRETERSSSAGPMDVFGVDDEGTPVVVELKRRRVGPDAVGQLARYVRALGEELGVDGGSDSGDPPAVRGILVAPSVTDRAAERLADRGFDHVALDPTPTE, encoded by the coding sequence GTGACAGTCACGAGCGTCCACGACCCGAGCCACCGCGAGGCCCTCTGGGAGCTGGAGGACGCCTTCGAGCGCGGCGACCTCGTCAGCGCCTTCGGCCGCTGTACGGTCACCTACGAGGGACGGGCCGCCTCGGACCTCGGCGCGGGCGACCGCCTGCTGGTGTTGAAGCCCGACGGCGCCGCCCTCGTCCACACCGACGAGGGGCGCCAGCCGGTCAACTGGCAGCCGCCGGGGTCGCAACACCGCGCCGCGGTCCGCGAGGGGCGGCTCCGCGTGGTCTCGACCCGGGATAACCCCGACGAGACGCTGACGGTCCGCTTTTCCGACGTTCACCAGCTCTCAGCGATGGCCGTGACGGGCGGCCGAGACCTCGAACTCCACGGCAGCGAGGAGGACCTCCGAACCCGAATCTTGGAACGTCCCGACCTCGTCGAACCCGGGTTCGAGCCGAGAGAGACCGAGCGCTCCTCCAGCGCCGGTCCGATGGACGTCTTCGGCGTCGACGACGAGGGGACGCCGGTCGTCGTCGAGCTGAAACGCCGCCGGGTCGGCCCGGACGCGGTCGGGCAGCTCGCCCGGTACGTGCGGGCGCTCGGAGAGGAACTGGGGGTCGACGGCGGGAGCGACTCCGGCGACCCGCCGGCCGTCCGCGGGATACTCGTCGCGCCCTCGGTCACCGACCGGGCCGCGGAGCGGCTCGCTGACCGCGGGTTCGACCACGTCGCGCTCGACCCGACGCCGACGGAGTGA